One window from the genome of Acidobacteriota bacterium encodes:
- the hybB gene encoding Ni/Fe-hydrogenase cytochrome b subunit, translating into MSSTTARALPSGSWVTDKIFLGLPFAEYLKSLATPGNFVSGLIMAIGIPLIVYRFVYGLGAATNLSQTNPWGIWIGFDMLAGVALAAGGYTVATAVYIFGLKEYHPIVRPAILTGFLGYLFAVLGLCADLGRPWNLPVPIFISWGGPSVMFEIAWCVVLYLTVLGLEFLPPVFEWLGWKKALVLATKATIGLTVVGVMLSTLHQSSLGGLFLMAPTKLHPLWYSPFIPAYFFISSIAAGLSMVIVESGLSHRAFQSRIDHHVNLDKLVVGLARGASIVLFAYFFLKVQGVADSGRWSLLTTGYGYWFLVEVLGFILLPSLVFAYAARRAKVTLIRWTAAWTVLGIIVNRLNVSVIALNWNSPDRYVPSWMEVMVSLTLVTLGISAFRWIVNRMPVLNEHELSGIRES; encoded by the coding sequence ATGAGTAGCACAACGGCACGCGCCCTGCCCTCCGGTAGCTGGGTCACCGACAAGATCTTCCTCGGCCTTCCGTTTGCCGAGTACCTCAAGAGCCTCGCGACCCCTGGCAATTTCGTCTCGGGCCTCATCATGGCGATCGGCATCCCCCTGATCGTCTACCGCTTCGTGTACGGTCTCGGGGCGGCGACCAATCTGTCGCAGACCAATCCGTGGGGAATCTGGATCGGCTTCGACATGCTGGCGGGTGTCGCGCTCGCCGCCGGCGGCTATACGGTGGCCACGGCGGTGTACATTTTCGGGTTGAAGGAATACCACCCGATCGTGCGACCCGCGATTCTGACAGGGTTCCTGGGATACCTGTTCGCGGTCCTCGGCCTCTGCGCGGACCTTGGGCGCCCGTGGAACCTGCCCGTGCCGATCTTCATCTCGTGGGGCGGGCCGTCAGTCATGTTCGAGATCGCCTGGTGCGTCGTGCTCTACCTCACGGTGCTCGGGCTGGAATTTCTGCCGCCCGTGTTCGAGTGGCTGGGATGGAAGAAAGCCCTCGTGTTGGCGACAAAGGCCACCATCGGCCTGACGGTCGTCGGCGTCATGTTGTCGACGCTGCACCAGTCGTCGCTCGGCGGTCTCTTTCTGATGGCCCCGACCAAGCTGCACCCGCTCTGGTACTCGCCCTTCATTCCGGCGTACTTCTTCATCTCGAGTATCGCGGCGGGCCTGAGCATGGTCATCGTCGAGAGTGGCCTCTCGCATCGGGCCTTCCAGAGCCGCATCGACCACCACGTGAACCTGGACAAACTGGTCGTCGGCCTCGCCCGGGGAGCCTCGATTGTCCTGTTCGCATACTTCTTCCTGAAGGTCCAGGGGGTCGCCGACAGCGGCCGCTGGTCGTTGCTCACGACCGGGTACGGCTACTGGTTCCTGGTCGAGGTTTTGGGATTCATCCTCCTACCGTCGCTGGTGTTCGCCTATGCCGCGCGCCGCGCGAAGGTGACCCTGATTCGGTGGACCGCCGCGTGGACCGTGCTTGGCATCATCGTCAACCGTCTCAATGTGTCGGTGATTGCGCTCAACTGGAACTCTCCGGATCGGTACGTTCCGAGCTGGATGGAAGTGATGGTATCGCTCACGCTCGTGACCCTTGGCATCTCGGCCTTCCGGTGGATCGTCAACCGGATGCCAGTGCTCAACGAGCATGAACTGTCAGGGATCCGCGAGTCGTAG
- a CDS encoding glycine cleavage system protein H — translation MIPHDILTLYSAKMIEYGIAILFLLLFMPFWKYVQGPSAAAVLAHARVRQPATTGADWFPIPLDRLFHRGHAWARPESDGLVTVGLDGFAAKLVGPLAAVALPQVGAAVGQGEKAWRLIADDGRAVEMLSPLDGTIAEINTDLARAPEAAQVDPYGRGWLFRVRPQRLRANSTSLLSGTTARRWMDEAVAGLQRTLSPELGALAQDGGVPVTGMARIIDAEHWDNLARTHFLTDDKEDANA, via the coding sequence ATGATTCCGCATGACATCCTGACGCTCTACTCGGCGAAGATGATCGAGTACGGCATCGCGATTTTGTTCCTGCTGTTGTTTATGCCCTTCTGGAAGTACGTGCAGGGGCCGAGCGCAGCCGCCGTCCTGGCACACGCCAGGGTCCGCCAGCCGGCGACGACGGGGGCGGACTGGTTCCCGATCCCGCTGGATCGCCTCTTCCACCGCGGCCACGCGTGGGCCCGTCCGGAATCCGACGGCCTGGTCACTGTGGGTCTCGATGGATTCGCCGCGAAGCTGGTAGGGCCACTCGCGGCTGTCGCGCTGCCCCAAGTGGGTGCCGCCGTCGGTCAGGGCGAAAAGGCCTGGCGACTGATCGCCGACGATGGCCGCGCGGTCGAGATGCTGTCGCCGCTTGACGGGACCATTGCCGAGATCAACACCGATCTGGCCAGGGCCCCGGAAGCCGCGCAAGTTGACCCCTACGGCCGCGGATGGTTGTTTCGCGTCCGGCCGCAGAGGCTCCGCGCCAACAGCACCAGCCTTCTGTCGGGAACGACGGCCAGACGCTGGATGGACGAGGCCGTCGCCGGATTGCAGCGCACGCTGTCGCCGGAACTGGGCGCCCTGGCCCAGGACGGCGGCGTGCCGGTGACCGGCATGGCGCGCATCATCGACGCGGAACACTGGGACAACCTCGCGCGGACGCATTTCCTCACCGACGACAAGGAGGACGCCAATGCGTAA
- a CDS encoding glycine cleavage system protein H, which produces MTARRVIAVESHQRVSEKDEEIMDTLLSVLESAAILVAGLTVRVGLLLLVLAVLSVPVFLFLTGMKGVDAIRRRLVGVMRVGRLFWSDQVYYAPGHTWIRPMSRQRALVGIDDLAQRLFAAPMGLKLPQPGTEVREGQPIAEVRTAGRRAAIMSPISGVVTRVNEAVREDASLVHRDPYSRGWLFAVIPSDTAFQKLPAGRTARAWLSEEEHRLSRFYETQLGIAAADGGDFVEHPPALLTDEQWQALTHEFLANPS; this is translated from the coding sequence ATGACTGCACGACGTGTCATCGCAGTTGAGAGTCACCAACGGGTCAGTGAGAAAGACGAGGAGATCATGGACACGCTACTGAGCGTCCTGGAATCAGCGGCCATACTGGTGGCGGGACTCACCGTCAGGGTGGGCCTCCTGCTGCTCGTGCTCGCCGTCCTCTCGGTGCCGGTGTTCCTGTTTCTGACGGGCATGAAGGGCGTCGACGCCATCCGGCGGCGCCTGGTAGGCGTGATGCGAGTCGGCCGCCTGTTCTGGAGCGACCAGGTGTACTACGCACCTGGTCATACCTGGATTCGCCCGATGTCGCGTCAGCGGGCGCTGGTCGGCATCGACGACCTCGCGCAGCGCCTGTTCGCCGCACCGATGGGATTGAAACTGCCGCAGCCGGGCACCGAGGTCCGCGAGGGACAGCCCATCGCCGAGGTCCGGACGGCGGGCCGCCGCGCCGCGATCATGTCGCCGATTTCGGGCGTGGTCACGCGCGTCAATGAAGCGGTGCGCGAGGACGCTTCCCTGGTTCACCGCGATCCGTATTCGCGGGGCTGGCTGTTTGCCGTGATCCCGTCCGATACGGCGTTTCAGAAACTACCGGCGGGCCGGACCGCGAGGGCCTGGCTGTCTGAGGAGGAACATCGGCTGTCGCGGTTCTACGAGACCCAGTTGGGCATCGCCGCCGCCGACGGCGGCGACTTCGTCGAGCATCCGCCGGCGCTGCTCACCGACGAGCAGTGGCAGGCGCTCACTCACGAGTTCCTGGCCAATCCGTCCTAG
- a CDS encoding tryptophanase — translation MNFRTIIEPFRIKSVESVKFTRREDRAEALRTAGYNVFRLRAEDVLIDLLTDSGTGAMSAMQWAAMIQADESYAGSRSFYRFEQVVKDLTGFTHIIPTHQGRAAERILFHTILRPGQVVPNNNHFDTTRANIEVEGAEAVDLVIPEGRIPHFLHPFKGNVDIAALDRLLGERGDLVPLVMVTVTNNSGGGQPVSMENLRAVREVCDKYNKPFFLDACRFAENAWFIRLREPAYADRTPKSIAQEMFSLADGCTMSAKKDGLANIGGFLAMNNDAWAEAARNLLILTEGFPTYGGLAGYDLEAIARGLEEVVDESYLHYRIRSTEYLGEKLIAADVPIIRPPGGHAIYIDAKMLLPHIPALQYPGIALANALYVEAGIRGVEIGTVMFGMRPDGTEVPSSMELVRLAIPRRVYTQSHIDYVAEAVIHVASRRDELRGYRLVAAPRALRHFTARFEPA, via the coding sequence ATGAATTTCAGAACCATCATCGAGCCGTTCCGTATCAAGTCGGTCGAATCCGTCAAGTTCACGCGCCGCGAGGATCGAGCCGAGGCGCTGCGGACGGCCGGGTACAACGTCTTTCGGCTGCGCGCCGAAGACGTGCTGATCGATCTGCTGACCGATTCGGGCACTGGTGCGATGTCGGCCATGCAGTGGGCGGCGATGATACAGGCTGACGAGTCGTATGCGGGCAGCCGGTCGTTCTATCGCTTCGAGCAGGTGGTCAAGGATCTGACCGGCTTTACGCACATCATTCCCACGCACCAGGGGCGGGCCGCCGAGCGGATTCTCTTCCACACGATTCTCAGACCCGGCCAGGTGGTGCCGAACAACAACCACTTCGATACGACGCGGGCGAACATCGAAGTGGAGGGGGCCGAGGCGGTCGATCTGGTGATCCCAGAGGGTCGCATCCCCCATTTCCTTCATCCGTTCAAGGGCAATGTCGACATCGCGGCGCTTGATCGACTCCTGGGCGAACGCGGAGACCTGGTGCCCCTGGTGATGGTGACGGTGACCAACAACTCGGGAGGCGGACAGCCGGTGTCGATGGAGAACCTGCGAGCCGTGCGCGAGGTGTGCGACAAGTACAACAAGCCGTTCTTTCTTGATGCGTGCCGATTTGCCGAGAACGCCTGGTTCATCAGACTCCGGGAGCCTGCGTATGCGGACCGGACGCCCAAGTCGATCGCGCAGGAGATGTTCTCGCTGGCCGACGGGTGCACGATGTCGGCCAAGAAGGACGGTCTGGCGAATATCGGCGGCTTCCTCGCGATGAACAACGACGCGTGGGCCGAGGCCGCCCGCAACCTCCTGATCCTCACGGAAGGCTTCCCGACCTACGGCGGTCTGGCTGGCTATGACCTCGAGGCGATTGCCCGTGGTCTCGAAGAAGTGGTCGACGAGTCATATCTCCACTACCGGATTCGATCCACCGAGTACCTGGGCGAGAAGCTCATCGCGGCCGACGTGCCGATTATCCGTCCCCCGGGTGGGCACGCGATCTACATCGACGCCAAGATGCTGTTGCCGCACATCCCGGCCTTGCAGTATCCGGGCATCGCCCTGGCGAATGCCCTGTATGTCGAGGCGGGGATCCGCGGGGTCGAGATTGGGACGGTGATGTTTGGGATGCGTCCGGATGGCACCGAGGTGCCGTCGTCAATGGAACTGGTTCGGCTGGCGATTCCGCGTCGGGTCTATACGCAATCGCACATCGACTATGTGGCCGAAGCCGTCATCCATGTCGCGTCCCGCCGCGACGAGCTTCGCGGGTATCGACTGGTCGCGGCCCCCAGGGCCTTGCGGCACTTCACCGCGCGCTTCGAGCCAGCCTGA
- a CDS encoding S41 family peptidase, translating to MRKALVLFLSVFTLTAVASNLAQSPASPEARLLRFPAIHGNQIVFSYAGDLFSVPATGGVARRLTSDAGSEMFPRFSPDGKWLAFTAQYDGNTEVYAMPAEGGVPKRLTITATLGRDDVSDRMGPNNIVMGWKDQSHILFRSRRIEWNDFRGQLYLASLNGGAPEMLPLPRGGFGSYSPDGTRLAYNRVFREFRTWKRYRGGQADDVWVYDFASKQTTNITSNEAQDIIPMWSGNRIYFLSDRDRRLNLFVYDFGTKQTRQLTRFTDYDCKFPSLGDRAIVFENGGYIYTFDLATDKTDKVSIVIHEDSDSGRTTLADVSKNITNYEIAPDGSRALFGARGDVFTVPLKNGPTRNLTRTPGVHERGSKWSPDGRWIAYISDATGEDEIYIHPQDGKGSAVQVTTGGDVYKYQPLWSPDSKKLLWSDRKQRLSFVDLDTKVTTTVGSATAFEITDYAWSPDSKWVAYARPEDAEMAKVCLYGLETKQTHAVTNGWYPSYSPAFSRDGKFLFFVSDRTFSPSYGEAEFEHIYQDMARIYFVTLARDTKSPFEPKSDEVNVKDTAESKPPAAKPEEKAAAKPDAKPATPDAAAANDATPAVKVDVEGLQTRIASVPTPPSGYRNLQSVGSRLFYVRQGAKDAGPHLCVFDMDKPAETDLGGFGGFEISADGKKMMVQHDSAYAILDLPSSKIEFKDPLNLADMKVTLDRHAEWRQIFNESWRQMRDFFWAPNMGGVDWPAVRRAYEPLVAHVNTRADLTYIIGEMIGELSTGHTYVGGGDLPQAPRVPLGLLGAQIDKDPASGYYRISRILKGENWTKDRRSPLTEIGVTARPGDYILAVDGKPANQMADIYEALIDRAGKQVTLTLNGSPATAGSHDAVVVPIDNEVPLYYFNWIEDNREKVSKATGGRVGYVHIPDMGPGGLNEFARQFYPQFGKEAVIIDVRSNGGGNVSSMIVERLLRRPAMIDMARNTSATTDPGGLIMGPKVALADEFSASDGDIFAYRFKYYKLGPVIGKRTWGGVVGIRGTLPLIDGGVLNRPEFSRYDVAGTSWVIEGHGVDPDIVVDNDPAREFAGEDQQLNKAIEVILDLLKKSPAKIPPPPPYPIKK from the coding sequence ATGAGAAAAGCGCTCGTACTGTTTCTATCGGTGTTTACGCTGACCGCCGTCGCCAGCAATCTCGCCCAGTCGCCCGCGTCTCCGGAAGCCCGGCTGCTGCGCTTTCCGGCGATTCACGGAAACCAGATCGTATTCTCCTATGCTGGCGACCTCTTCTCGGTCCCAGCCACTGGCGGTGTGGCCCGCCGCCTGACCAGCGACGCCGGCAGCGAGATGTTTCCGCGCTTCTCTCCCGACGGCAAGTGGCTGGCCTTTACCGCACAGTACGACGGCAACACCGAGGTGTATGCGATGCCCGCCGAGGGCGGCGTGCCCAAACGCCTGACGATCACGGCCACGCTCGGGCGCGACGACGTCTCCGACCGCATGGGGCCGAACAACATCGTCATGGGGTGGAAGGATCAATCGCACATCCTGTTCCGGTCCCGCCGCATCGAGTGGAACGACTTCCGCGGCCAGCTCTATCTCGCCTCGCTCAATGGCGGCGCGCCCGAGATGCTGCCCCTCCCGCGCGGCGGCTTCGGCAGCTATTCGCCCGACGGCACCAGGCTCGCGTACAACCGGGTGTTCCGCGAGTTCAGAACCTGGAAGCGTTACCGTGGTGGCCAGGCCGACGATGTGTGGGTGTATGACTTCGCGTCGAAACAGACGACCAACATCACCAGCAACGAGGCGCAGGACATCATTCCGATGTGGAGCGGGAACAGGATCTACTTCCTCTCCGACCGTGATCGGCGCCTGAACCTCTTCGTGTATGACTTCGGCACAAAGCAGACGCGCCAGTTGACACGCTTCACCGATTACGACTGCAAGTTCCCCTCGCTTGGCGACCGCGCCATCGTGTTTGAAAACGGCGGGTACATCTACACCTTCGACCTCGCGACCGACAAGACCGACAAGGTGTCGATCGTCATCCACGAGGATTCCGACAGCGGCCGAACCACATTGGCCGACGTCAGCAAGAACATCACGAACTACGAGATCGCTCCCGACGGCAGCCGCGCGCTCTTCGGGGCGAGGGGCGACGTGTTCACGGTGCCCCTGAAGAACGGACCGACGCGAAACCTCACCAGGACACCCGGCGTTCACGAACGGGGATCGAAGTGGTCGCCTGACGGCCGGTGGATCGCCTACATCTCCGACGCCACCGGCGAGGACGAGATCTACATCCACCCTCAGGACGGCAAGGGCTCCGCGGTTCAAGTGACCACAGGCGGCGACGTCTACAAGTACCAGCCGCTCTGGTCGCCTGATTCAAAGAAGCTGCTCTGGTCCGATCGCAAGCAGCGGCTGAGCTTCGTGGATCTCGACACCAAGGTGACGACCACGGTTGGCAGCGCCACGGCGTTCGAGATCACCGACTACGCGTGGTCGCCAGACAGCAAGTGGGTCGCGTACGCGCGGCCGGAAGACGCGGAAATGGCGAAGGTCTGCCTGTACGGCCTCGAGACGAAGCAGACGCACGCCGTCACCAACGGCTGGTATCCCTCCTACTCGCCCGCGTTCAGCCGCGACGGCAAGTTTCTGTTCTTCGTGTCAGACCGGACGTTCTCGCCGAGTTATGGCGAGGCCGAGTTCGAGCACATCTACCAGGACATGGCGCGGATCTACTTCGTGACGCTCGCCAGGGATACGAAGAGTCCGTTCGAACCGAAGAGCGACGAGGTCAACGTCAAGGACACAGCCGAGTCGAAACCGCCCGCGGCGAAACCGGAGGAAAAGGCTGCGGCCAAGCCCGACGCCAAGCCGGCGACGCCAGACGCCGCGGCCGCCAATGATGCGACGCCGGCGGTGAAGGTGGATGTCGAAGGCCTGCAGACCCGGATTGCGTCCGTGCCGACCCCGCCGTCGGGCTATCGCAACCTTCAGTCGGTGGGCAGCCGTCTGTTCTACGTGCGCCAGGGCGCGAAGGACGCCGGGCCGCACCTGTGCGTGTTCGACATGGACAAGCCGGCGGAGACCGACCTCGGCGGGTTTGGCGGCTTCGAAATCTCCGCCGACGGCAAGAAGATGATGGTGCAACACGACAGCGCGTACGCGATCCTCGATCTGCCTTCTTCGAAAATCGAATTCAAGGATCCGCTCAACCTGGCGGATATGAAGGTGACGCTGGATCGGCACGCGGAGTGGCGGCAGATCTTCAACGAGTCGTGGCGGCAGATGCGCGATTTCTTCTGGGCGCCCAATATGGGCGGCGTCGACTGGCCGGCCGTGCGCAGGGCGTACGAGCCGCTGGTGGCCCACGTGAACACGCGTGCGGACCTGACGTACATCATCGGCGAGATGATTGGCGAGTTGAGTACCGGTCACACGTATGTCGGCGGGGGTGACCTGCCCCAGGCCCCGCGTGTTCCTCTGGGGTTGCTTGGCGCCCAGATCGACAAGGACCCCGCATCAGGCTATTACCGGATCAGCCGCATCCTCAAGGGCGAGAACTGGACGAAGGACCGCCGGTCGCCGCTGACCGAGATCGGCGTGACGGCCAGACCAGGCGACTACATCCTCGCGGTGGATGGCAAGCCCGCGAACCAGATGGCCGACATCTACGAGGCCCTGATCGACCGGGCGGGAAAACAGGTCACGCTCACGCTCAACGGATCGCCGGCGACAGCCGGCAGCCACGACGCCGTCGTCGTCCCGATCGACAACGAGGTGCCGCTCTACTACTTCAACTGGATCGAAGACAATCGCGAGAAGGTCTCGAAGGCGACCGGCGGACGAGTCGGCTATGTGCACATCCCGGACATGGGACCGGGCGGCCTGAACGAGTTCGCGCGCCAGTTCTACCCCCAGTTCGGGAAAGAAGCCGTCATCATCGACGTGCGCAGCAATGGCGGGGGCAATGTCTCTTCCATGATCGTCGAGCGGCTGCTCAGGCGGCCGGCGATGATCGACATGGCCCGAAACACATCGGCGACCACAGATCCGGGAGGCCTCATCATGGGGCCGAAGGTCGCCCTTGCCGATGAGTTCTCCGCGTCTGATGGCGACATCTTTGCCTACCGGTTCAAGTACTACAAACTCGGGCCGGTCATCGGTAAGCGCACGTGGGGTGGCGTCGTCGGCATACGCGGCACGCTACCGCTCATCGATGGCGGCGTGCTCAACAGGCCCGAGTTCTCTCGGTACGACGTTGCCGGCACAAGCTGGGTGATCGAAGGTCACGGCGTCGATCCCGACATCGTCGTCGACAACGACCCGGCGAGGGAATTTGCCGGCGAGGACCAGCAACTCAACAAAGCCATCGAGGTCATCCTCGATCTGCTGAAGAAGAGTCCGGCCAAGATTCCGCCGCCGCCACCCTACCCGATCAAGAAGTAG
- a CDS encoding DUF5924 family protein has protein sequence MRRVVERMRGWQGLAARHEGLLWWIHSLYALALGVVFMWLGARNFTWLRLAALHIIVIWGASLALANVIDRPGHESVWWHRLRLVINYVTKNFYQQILFFILPIYYGSATFGSRNMAFVGLLAASAVMSTLDIVYDRHLSTRRELNALFFAFNLFAAVAVALPILWSISNVAALRIASLAAVVGYITIARQPTDLARRRTWTASAAGAAILLALIQLLLPFVPPAPLRLADTAFSLAFDRQGLRAITPVVSISPAWTGRVFVVTSLHAPLGLKDTVEIRWYRGAQLLWSSRSVDVVGGREQGFRLWSSVMVAEPGDPGAMRVDVVTGAGQLIGRASLPITDQ, from the coding sequence ATGCGTCGGGTTGTGGAGCGGATGCGCGGCTGGCAGGGACTGGCAGCACGCCACGAGGGGCTGCTCTGGTGGATCCACAGCCTGTACGCGCTCGCGCTTGGCGTCGTGTTCATGTGGCTCGGCGCGCGCAACTTTACGTGGCTCCGGCTGGCCGCCCTGCACATCATCGTGATCTGGGGCGCCAGTCTCGCGCTGGCCAATGTCATCGACCGGCCCGGCCACGAGTCCGTATGGTGGCACCGGCTGCGCCTGGTCATCAACTACGTCACCAAGAACTTCTATCAACAGATCCTGTTCTTCATCCTCCCGATCTACTACGGGAGCGCGACGTTCGGTTCCCGCAACATGGCGTTTGTCGGGCTGCTCGCCGCGTCTGCCGTGATGTCGACGCTGGACATTGTCTATGACCGGCATCTCTCGACGCGGCGGGAGCTGAACGCCCTCTTCTTCGCATTCAACCTGTTCGCCGCCGTCGCCGTCGCCCTTCCGATTCTCTGGAGCATCAGCAATGTGGCGGCGCTTCGCATCGCGTCGCTCGCCGCGGTGGTCGGCTATATCACCATCGCCAGGCAGCCAACTGATCTTGCACGGCGACGGACGTGGACGGCGAGCGCGGCTGGCGCAGCCATCCTGCTGGCGCTCATCCAGCTGTTGCTGCCGTTTGTCCCGCCTGCCCCACTTCGGTTGGCCGACACAGCGTTCTCGCTCGCGTTCGACCGCCAGGGTCTCCGCGCCATCACGCCTGTCGTCAGCATCTCGCCGGCCTGGACGGGACGCGTGTTCGTGGTGACGTCGCTCCATGCCCCGCTCGGGCTCAAAGACACCGTTGAGATTCGCTGGTATCGCGGCGCGCAATTGCTCTGGAGTTCCCGGTCGGTCGACGTCGTAGGCGGCCGGGAGCAGGGATTCCGCCTCTGGAGTTCGGTGATGGTTGCCGAACCCGGCGATCCGGGAGCGATGAGGGTGGACGTGGTCACCGGCGCGGGCCAGTTGATCGGGCGGGCCAGTCTGCCGATTACCGACCAGTAA
- a CDS encoding sigma-54 dependent transcriptional regulator encodes MLNRLPTPLVPTPVATIDNGRATAQTRTRFRALVQSPLRAGILRYLHARPHEGFDLESIMATFGRLRSDVDNCLRELVASGLVQADGSPAPFFTAVMPSEPDMERVLDDFLTDKQSDSIEDRSPSVQRFREMIGRDEKMMILFESIRTVAKTDLSVLILGPTGSGKEVVARIVHELSSRQHETFQAVNCAALPDSLFDSEVFGYERGAFTGAYERKPGRIELANQGTLFLDEVGDLSPMAQAKLLRVVEDRRVERLGSRSPTDVDFRLICATSRPLEALVGDAAFREDLYYRINAFTIRLPALRERPIDIPVLAERFLARYCAAHGFPLNARKLAPDAIDLMMAYPWPGNIRELETTISRAALSARDGFVHAADLQFLHPALASGRSEHAALLPMKDVERDHIRKVLGALNWNKKRTAQILQISRETLYRKIAEYNLAQDGSRT; translated from the coding sequence ATGTTGAACAGACTACCGACACCGCTCGTTCCGACCCCTGTGGCGACCATCGATAACGGCCGGGCCACGGCGCAGACGCGAACCCGTTTCCGGGCACTGGTCCAATCGCCGTTGCGGGCCGGCATTCTGCGATATCTGCACGCCCGGCCGCACGAGGGATTCGACCTCGAGTCGATCATGGCGACATTTGGCCGCCTCAGAAGTGACGTCGACAACTGCCTCCGGGAACTCGTCGCGTCCGGCCTGGTCCAGGCTGATGGCAGCCCGGCCCCGTTCTTCACGGCCGTCATGCCCTCCGAACCGGATATGGAGCGGGTCCTCGACGACTTTCTGACAGACAAGCAGAGCGATTCGATCGAGGACCGGTCACCGTCGGTCCAGCGATTCCGCGAGATGATTGGCCGCGACGAGAAGATGATGATTCTCTTCGAGTCGATCCGGACCGTGGCCAAGACCGATCTCTCGGTGCTCATCCTCGGCCCGACCGGGTCCGGCAAGGAAGTCGTGGCCCGCATCGTTCATGAGCTCAGCAGCCGCCAGCACGAGACGTTTCAGGCGGTCAACTGCGCGGCCTTGCCTGATTCGCTCTTTGATTCGGAGGTCTTTGGGTACGAGCGGGGGGCGTTTACCGGCGCCTACGAACGAAAGCCCGGCCGCATCGAACTCGCCAACCAGGGCACGCTGTTCCTGGATGAAGTGGGCGACCTGTCACCCATGGCTCAGGCCAAGCTGCTCAGGGTCGTCGAGGACCGCCGCGTCGAGCGTCTCGGGAGCCGGTCGCCCACCGACGTCGACTTCCGGTTGATCTGCGCGACCAGCCGCCCGCTCGAGGCGCTGGTCGGCGACGCCGCCTTCCGCGAGGATCTCTATTATCGAATCAACGCCTTCACGATCCGCCTGCCCGCCCTGCGCGAACGGCCGATCGACATTCCGGTGCTCGCGGAACGATTTCTGGCCCGGTATTGTGCGGCCCACGGATTCCCCCTGAACGCGCGGAAACTGGCCCCAGATGCCATCGATCTCATGATGGCGTACCCGTGGCCCGGCAACATCAGGGAGCTCGAAACGACCATTTCACGGGCGGCCCTCTCCGCGCGGGACGGCTTCGTGCACGCGGCGGATCTGCAGTTCCTCCACCCGGCGCTCGCGTCGGGCCGGTCCGAGCATGCCGCGCTCCTCCCGATGAAGGACGTCGAGCGCGACCACATCCGCAAGGTGCTCGGCGCGCTGAACTGGAACAAGAAACGCACCGCGCAGATTCTACAGATCAGCCGCGAGACGTTGTATCGGAAGATCGCCGAGTACAACCTGGCTCAGGACGGTAGCCGCACATGA